AGCCCTAGAAGTGTTCTTTTTCTTACATTTTCTGAAAGAGGGACGAAGCCAGCTTTTTCGAGAACAGAGGCCACTTCATCGGATAGTAAAAATGCAATGATCTCACGCTGCTTCGGTAAATCACCTGTCGGAACTGCAATATAGAAAGGCAGTCGCAATGGATAATCTCCATAGTAGATATTCTCTGGGGTAGGACCAAAAGCAAAACTACCAGCTTCCCCAGTTGATATGGAAATCGATTTTGTTTCAGAGCCAGAAGCCGGCCGATTGGACACCCCAATTGCTCCAAGATCAGCTGAAATCAGATCTATCAACTCAGAAGAGGAAGTAAGCATGGCAACCGATGAACCAATCGATCGGCTCGAAAGAGCCTCAGATTTAAAAAGCTCAGTAACGACACTGCCCTGTGGACTTGAAATGAAGGGTTGAACCGTCCGTGTCATTAAAGCCCCTCCTGCATCCAGCTGCCCCCAACGATCAATGTGGGGAGATGCATTTAACGCATAGATACGGGCAAGTTCAGGTATACTGAGCTCACTCAGTGGATTATTCGCATTAAATAGAACAAAGGCGACTTGATAGGCAAATGGAATTAAGCGCAAACGGTCTTCAGGCAGTGGATCACCTTGAGGGATAGCAATGAGGCCAATTGTCGCATCCCCATCATGTAGGGCATTAATTGCCGGAAGACTGCCAATAAAATCGAGGCTCAACTCGATTTCCGACTTCTTAGCAAACTCTTCAAGAGGGCCAATTAGTGGCTCAGACAAGAGATCAGAGCCTACCAAGGCATCCTCGGCACCCTTTTCGGCCCGTAGTCCAATAGCAATTAGAAGAAATCCTGTAAGCAAAAGAGGTAGATACATCACAAATCACACAAACATAAAGGCCAGCAGTAGAATGAGTTCAAACACAAACTTGCATTGATAAACATAGATCATCCATTAGCCCTACTCGACCATGGAAAAGCCTTCTGGTTCCTTATCAACTCCAGACTTGCGAACATTTTTCTTTGTGCCGTAGTAATTATAGTTTGAGGTGTAGTAGGAATAATCTGCTCCACCCCCGACTGGGACACGGTTTAGGACGACTCCAAGAACCCTTGCCTTGTTCTTGCGCAACAACTCCCGGGCACGAATCGTCATTGCTTTAGGATTTCGTCGATGCTGGACCACCAGTATGACATCATCAACCACTCCGCCAACAACTGATGCATCGCTAACACCAAT
The Rubellicoccus peritrichatus DNA segment above includes these coding regions:
- a CDS encoding PstS family phosphate ABC transporter substrate-binding protein, which translates into the protein MYLPLLLTGFLLIAIGLRAEKGAEDALVGSDLLSEPLIGPLEEFAKKSEIELSLDFIGSLPAINALHDGDATIGLIAIPQGDPLPEDRLRLIPFAYQVAFVLFNANNPLSELSIPELARIYALNASPHIDRWGQLDAGGALMTRTVQPFISSPQGSVVTELFKSEALSSRSIGSSVAMLTSSSELIDLISADLGAIGVSNRPASGSETKSISISTGEAGSFAFGPTPENIYYGDYPLRLPFYIAVPTGDLPKQREIIAFLLSDEVASVLEKAGFVPLSENVRKRTLLGLDIGE